The sequence CTGAACCTTCTGGTGGACTACCGGGAGCTCGCGGCCCGGCGGGAAAAATGGAAGCCCCGGGAACGGGAAATCACTTCCCAAGTCCTACGCCGCGACGCCCGCTTGGCTGCTTCAGCGGCCAAAGGGGCGATTTTTGGCAGATAAGCCGCATCGTTTGCGGCGTTTTCATAAAAAAAAGAAGCTCTCGCAGATGAAACCGCGAGAGCTTCTTTTTTTTCAACGTCGCATGGACGGCACGTAGCGCGTTATACTGCTTGAGGTTGAATATTTAAATTTGTTGGCGTTCCAAGAGGGCCATCGCTGTTTTTGGGCTCGCGTTGCATCATTTTATGCCGCCCTTTCAGGGCTATTATTGTTGGGGGGCGTTTTACCCAGGGCGTTGCCCTGGGCTACGGTAGTTCGCCCTTTCAGGGCTTGTCTGAAGCCCCAACGGGGCGACATATTATAGCCCAGGGCAACGCCCTGGGTAGATGAAGTTAAAACAAAAATAGCCCTGTAAGGGCGGCATAAAGGCGTCATCAGAAAATTTTTTTATTGTTTCACCCTAAACCAGTATAATCAGCTTTCATCCATTCCGTTGTCCAATAATTCCTTTTCATCCGCATCGACCCTATCGAAACCGACCACCGAGACATCCGGATCCATGCGCACCAGGGTCACGCCTTGGGCGTCGCGGCCCACGCGGCTGATTCCGGCCACGTTCATCCGGATAATCTTTCCGGCGCTGGTCAGGATCAACAGGTCGTCTTCCGCCTGGACCAGGACCGAACCGACCACGTTGCCGGTCTTGGGCGTCACGCGCATGTTGATGACCCCTTTTCCGCCTCTCGACTGACTGCGATAGTTCTCGATCAGGGTGCGCTTGCCGTAGCCGTTGGCCGAAACGGTCAACACTTCCTCACGCTGGTCGTCGTCCGTGACCACGCAGGACACCACCTGGTCGTCGTGGTTCAGGTCCATCCCCTTGACCCCGGCCGTAGCCCGACCAGTGGAGCGGATATCCGAACTGGAAAACCGGATGGACTTGCCGTGCTTGGTGATCAGGACCACCTCCGCGGAGGTGGAAATCTCCCGCACGGTGATCAGTTCGTCTTCCGGATGGAGATTGACCGCCTTCAGGCCGCTCTGGCGGCAGTTGACGTAGAGCTGGGCCTGGGAGCGCTTTACCACGCCCCTTTTGGTGGCGAACAGAAAGTCCTTGTCCGTGGCGAAATCCTTGATGGTCATGGCCGTAGCGATGAACTCGTCCTTGTCCAGGGGCAGCAGATTTGAGGCATGAACGCCCCGGGCCGTGCGCGAACCCTCGGGAATGTTGTAGGCCTTGATCTTGTACATCCGGCCCTTGTTGGTAAACAGCAGGATGAAGTTGTGGTTCGTGGTGGTGAACATCTGGGAAATAATGTCCTCGGAAATAGTGGAAGCCCCGTAGATGCCGCGGCCGCCGCGCTTTTGCTGCTGATAGGTGTCCATGGGCGTGCGCTTGATATAACCTCGTTGGGACAGGGTGATCACCACCTCCGTGTCGCCCACCAGATCTTCCATATTGATGCTGCCGGCGTCTTCCTCCACGATCACGGACCGCCGCGGCGTGGCGTATTGTTTCTTGATCTCCACCAACTCATCACGGATCACCTGGAGTAAAACCTCCACGTTCCGCAGAATACTCTGCAAATATTCGATTCGCTTGAGCAGTTCCTGGTACTCGGCCAAGAGCTTGTCCCGCTCCAGGTTGGTCAGGCGCTGCAAACGCATGTCCAGGATGGCCTGACTCTGAAGGTCCGTGAAGGCAAAGCGGGTGATCAGTTTCTGTTTGGCCTCCGCGGGCGTCTTGGAGGACTTGATCAGCTCGATAACCTCGTCGATGTTCTCCAGGGCGATCTTCAGCCCTT comes from Desulfonatronum thiodismutans and encodes:
- the gyrA gene encoding DNA gyrase subunit A; the encoded protein is MKNNIFIEEEMQRSYLEYALSVIIGRAIPDVRDGLKPVHRRILFAMHDLGNTYNRAYKKSARIVGDVIGKYHPHGDSAVYDAMVRMAQDFSMREPLVDGQGNFGSLDGDAPAAMRYTEVRMARLTSEFLQDIDKETVPFRPNYDNTLQEPEILPTKVPNLLLNGSSGIAVGMATNIPPHNLGELIDGLLLLLGKPEAEVADLLECIKGPDFPTGGFIYGRHGIIDAFKTGKGSIKVRGKVEIEERSKQAESIVITEIPYALNKASLVEKIAQIVHEKKVEGISDLRDESDRNGIRIVMDLKRNAIPEVVINSLYKFTPLESWYHINTLAVVHNRPQLLKLKDVLELFIEHRKEVVLNRTRYDLNKAEQRAHILEGLKIALENIDEVIELIKSSKTPAEAKQKLITRFAFTDLQSQAILDMRLQRLTNLERDKLLAEYQELLKRIEYLQSILRNVEVLLQVIRDELVEIKKQYATPRRSVIVEEDAGSINMEDLVGDTEVVITLSQRGYIKRTPMDTYQQQKRGGRGIYGASTISEDIISQMFTTTNHNFILLFTNKGRMYKIKAYNIPEGSRTARGVHASNLLPLDKDEFIATAMTIKDFATDKDFLFATKRGVVKRSQAQLYVNCRQSGLKAVNLHPEDELITVREISTSAEVVLITKHGKSIRFSSSDIRSTGRATAGVKGMDLNHDDQVVSCVVTDDDQREEVLTVSANGYGKRTLIENYRSQSRGGKGVINMRVTPKTGNVVGSVLVQAEDDLLILTSAGKIIRMNVAGISRVGRDAQGVTLVRMDPDVSVVGFDRVDADEKELLDNGMDES